A genomic region of Candidatus Paceibacterota bacterium contains the following coding sequences:
- a CDS encoding ABC-F family ATP-binding cassette domain-containing protein, which yields MASNEVVLRFDEVTFEYAHNKPILSEVSFSVRRGSKITLMGQNGGGKSTLFGLITGRLKPEEGDVHIGRGMSVAIARQVIPREELDLTVREFFEKCFAHKVYDIDPKIEAVLEVVNLHAPLDRIINDFSGGQQARLLLASALIQDPDILLLDEPTNNLDHAGIEHLTEFLRNFEKTVLVISHDADFLNAFSDGVLYLDIYTRKIEQYVGNYHNVVRDIAARVEKENMANARLAKKISENKEKVNFFAQKGGNMRKLAARMRDEIEEMEENKVDVRKEDRTIRKFVIPAQEDLSGPLLTITAFSMMKHHKVVQRTANIILKKDQHLQLVGPNGIGKTTLLETLASGKSEGAKFAPGVRVGYYRQDFSTLDPDETVYKALERAFVGRPVDVELRQVAGGLLLSGAVLETKIRSLSEGQKALVCFAQLILQKPGVLIVDEPTNHVNFRHIPVIAKALHDYKGALVLVSHVKSFVDQVRIDEVFDLDK from the coding sequence ATGGCATCCAATGAAGTCGTCCTTCGCTTTGATGAAGTGACATTTGAATACGCACACAATAAACCGATCTTGAGTGAGGTTTCTTTTTCCGTACGTCGAGGTTCGAAGATCACTTTGATGGGACAGAACGGTGGGGGGAAGAGTACGCTCTTTGGCCTCATCACAGGACGACTCAAGCCTGAGGAGGGTGATGTGCATATCGGTCGTGGTATGTCGGTTGCGATTGCACGTCAAGTGATTCCTCGCGAAGAGCTAGACCTTACGGTGCGAGAGTTTTTTGAAAAGTGCTTCGCGCATAAAGTGTATGATATTGATCCAAAGATCGAGGCAGTGCTCGAGGTAGTGAATCTCCATGCGCCACTCGACCGTATCATTAATGATTTTTCTGGTGGGCAGCAGGCGAGACTTTTGCTTGCTTCTGCGCTCATTCAGGATCCAGATATCCTGCTTCTTGATGAGCCGACAAATAACCTTGATCATGCAGGCATCGAACATCTTACTGAATTCCTCAGGAACTTCGAAAAGACGGTGCTTGTCATTTCCCATGATGCGGATTTCTTGAATGCATTTTCAGATGGTGTGCTCTATCTCGACATCTATACGAGAAAGATCGAGCAGTACGTGGGAAACTACCACAATGTAGTTCGTGATATCGCGGCTCGAGTGGAGAAGGAGAATATGGCAAATGCACGCCTCGCAAAGAAAATCTCTGAGAATAAAGAGAAAGTGAACTTCTTCGCTCAGAAGGGGGGAAATATGCGTAAACTCGCGGCACGCATGCGTGATGAGATCGAGGAGATGGAGGAGAATAAAGTCGATGTCCGTAAAGAGGATCGTACTATTCGAAAATTTGTCATTCCAGCGCAGGAGGATCTCTCTGGTCCGTTGCTAACGATTACTGCGTTTTCAATGATGAAGCATCACAAGGTAGTGCAGCGTACTGCGAATATTATACTCAAGAAGGATCAGCACTTGCAGCTTGTCGGTCCAAACGGTATCGGAAAAACGACACTTTTGGAGACACTTGCGAGCGGAAAGTCTGAAGGTGCGAAATTTGCTCCAGGAGTTCGGGTGGGCTATTACCGTCAAGACTTCTCGACCCTCGACCCCGATGAAACCGTCTACAAGGCCCTAGAGCGTGCGTTTGTGGGTAGGCCAGTAGACGTGGAGCTTCGCCAGGTTGCGGGCGGGCTATTGCTCTCAGGTGCGGTCCTAGAGACGAAGATTCGATCACTCTCAGAAGGTCAGAAGGCTCTTGTTTGCTTCGCGCAGCTTATCCTACAGAAACCGGGAGTCCTTATCGTCGACGAGCCGACGAACCACGTTAATTTCCGCCATATTCCGGTCATCGCAAAAGCACTCCATGACTATAAGGGTGCCTTGGTGCTCGTATCGCACGTGAAGTCATTTGTTGATCAGGTACGCATCGATGAAGTGTTTGATCTTGATAAATAG
- a CDS encoding cupin domain-containing protein, with amino-acid sequence MKGYITNIEELTRENEDFRRVLYTSHNGQLVLMALPRGVEIGEEIHEENDQFFRIEEGEGKVIINDEPHAISDGSVVIVPKGAKHNVINTGAGPLKLYSLYMPPHHRDGTVHHTKAAAEDDDEHFDGVISE; translated from the coding sequence ATGAAAGGCTATATAACAAATATCGAGGAGCTTACTCGAGAGAACGAAGATTTTCGTCGAGTACTTTATACAAGTCATAATGGTCAGCTTGTCTTGATGGCACTCCCTCGTGGTGTTGAGATTGGAGAGGAGATTCATGAAGAGAATGACCAATTCTTCCGCATTGAAGAGGGAGAAGGTAAGGTGATTATCAATGATGAACCCCATGCGATCAGTGATGGGAGTGTGGTGATTGTCCCAAAGGGTGCAAAGCATAATGTAATCAATACAGGAGCAGGGCCACTAAAGCTCTACTCATTGTATATGCCCCCACATCATCGCGATGGAACAGTACATCATACGAAAGCTGCAGCGGAGGATGATGACGAGCATTTTGATGGAGTGATTTCTGAGTAA